Within Spinacia oleracea cultivar Varoflay chromosome 4, BTI_SOV_V1, whole genome shotgun sequence, the genomic segment CAGTATCGGAAGCTTCTAAAAAAGGTGAGATTAATTTAGGCCTTAGATTTTGCacattgattatgtttttcTATTTTAGACCTTGGATCATGGTTGTGTATTTCTGTTTTTCTTCTTGTTGTTGAATGAATGGCTGTACAATGCACTATTACAGGATCTGAACCAGGTAATGCCAAGTTGAATAAGCACAATGATGCAGTTCAAAATGGGTCTGACTTTGAGGTTACTGTTACTAAATCCGTTGAAGGTATAGTGGGTTCTAGAGAGGTTCTGAAAAATGATGAGAATATCCCGCTTAATCATTCAGAAATCATGGAACCTTTGCTCAGCGATGTGAACTTCACAAGTATGATTATAACCAATGATGAATATTCTGCTCCTAAGAAGTTAGAAGGTGGTTCCAAGTCTGGGCTTTCTGGAGCCAAACAAGGTATTATTGGCATATGTGGCTTAATTATTGCAAGCATTTTTCAACAATAACAAGGATAATACATTAGAATTTTCTCAATTATTCATGTGTGTAAAATCAATACCTCTTAGACTGAATCCAGCTTGAATAAACTACAGGCTCTAAAGCAAAGAACTCTGTCACAACAAAGGGCAAAGATTCTTTCTTTGGGAGTGTAGACTTTACGAGCGTCATAATTACACAAGAGGATTACAGTGTCTCCAAATTACCTTCCAGTCAAGTCATATCCGATCCAGATCAAATGTCTCAAGAATTCTCTGAAAAACTGGATCTTGGTGACAACGCTCTTCAGAGATCTACAGATTTAGTTTCCATAGGGGCTGAAAATAATGTAGATCAGAATGCAAGCTTAGCCGAAGTTTATTTTCACCATGATCAGAATGGTGCCACTTCAAGTAGCAGGCATGTGAAAGACGAGGCTCATTCTGAGAAGGTTATTCACTCTAGTCTATCGAAAGGCAAATCTTCTCTAAGAAACTCTGGGGTAAAGAAACTTGCACGTTCTGTAACGTGGGCTGACAGTGATCTTGCTGGTGGAAATCTCTGTGAGTTCAGAGAATTTGAAAACACAAAAGAAGGTCCCAGTACTTCAAGAAGCAACGAGGCAGGGGAAAATGATGGTTCCGAACGGTTTGCCTCTGCTGAAGCTTGTGCGATGGCATTAATCCAGGCAGCTGAAGCTGTTGCATCCGGACAATCGGATGCTAATGATGCTGGTATGAATCTACATTCTGTTTGGTTGTTGATTTGTAATCATTGTTTGTGTAGTTGCACTCATTCTCTTATGTCATTTGACGTCAGTTTCTGAGGCTGGAATCTTAGTACTGCCACAGCCGGAAACAGCAGATAAAGGGGAACAATCCGTTAAAGATGATGCATTGGAGGAGGACTTAGCTCCTGAAAAGTGGCCTAAGAAGCCAGGAAACTTAAATTATGATTTCTTTGACTCTGATCAATCATGGTTTGATAATTCTCCAGAAGGATTCAACTTGACGGTAAGTTTTAATTCTGACTTCACTGAGCTTCATCATCTCTATTTGCCTCACTAACCATTGTTTGGATCTCCAGTTGTCACCTTTTGCCTTGATGTGGAATGCTCTTTTTTCTTGGCTGACATCCTCCTCGCTGGCTTATATATATGGAAGAGATGAGAGTGTCCATGAAGAGTATATGTTCACCAATGGAAGAGAATATCCCAATAAAATAGTGCTTCCTGATGGCCGTTCTCGAGAA encodes:
- the LOC110775800 gene encoding putative RNA polymerase II subunit B1 CTD phosphatase RPAP2 homolog, with translation MDEDRIISVAEAVHKLQLALLDGIEDDSQLFAAGTLMCRGDYVDVVTERTIANLCGYPLCPNSLPAELPKKGQYRISMKEHKVYDLHETNLYCCSSCLINSKAFAGSLPEERCSALNPAKVNEILRLFNNVGLEDEEEGKGKNVESVLSKLTIKENAETKGGEVSIEEWIGASNSIEGYVPQRDRHLHPSVSEASKKGSEPGNAKLNKHNDAVQNGSDFEVTVTKSVEGIVGSREVLKNDENIPLNHSEIMEPLLSDVNFTSMIITNDEYSAPKKLEGGSKSGLSGAKQGSKAKNSVTTKGKDSFFGSVDFTSVIITQEDYSVSKLPSSQVISDPDQMSQEFSEKLDLGDNALQRSTDLVSIGAENNVDQNASLAEVYFHHDQNGATSSSRHVKDEAHSEKVIHSSLSKGKSSLRNSGVKKLARSVTWADSDLAGGNLCEFREFENTKEGPSTSRSNEAGENDGSERFASAEACAMALIQAAEAVASGQSDANDAVSEAGILVLPQPETADKGEQSVKDDALEEDLAPEKWPKKPGNLNYDFFDSDQSWFDNSPEGFNLTLSPFALMWNALFSWLTSSSLAYIYGRDESVHEEYMFTNGREYPNKIVLPDGRSREIKQTLAGSLARALPELIADLKLPTPVSTLEREVSCLLDTMTFMDALPPLRMKQWQVISLLFIDALSVCRVPGLSAYLTSRRILIPKVLNGAQVSAEEYEIMKDFVIPLGRVPQFTMQSGG